A single window of Treponema denticola ATCC 35405 DNA harbors:
- a CDS encoding DUF4097 family beta strand repeat-containing protein, which produces MKKNIILAFAWFCLAFAVIAFFTNELRRFNRLGYKDFMRFGIINGKFNPHTSVLKEMQFDINEIRFIKASLISEDIKFIPSNDDKIIVKIIGIEENKKLPEIKKEKDALIIKAFETEKKRFFFGWDYSHRIEISIPSAELYIAENAENGSAENTISAFIESTSSDIRIYDITLKNLHFKSVSGDVIFRNSKIENQFEFNTKSGDIRGEAFIYGFAGTSVSGDFRLRFLSAPKNDSTFNSTSGDFSIYLPKDITGFSCDFNSSSGDYKNSFTGSSAEKKIYDVYKTDSPRLFIKTVSGDCRIRS; this is translated from the coding sequence ATGAAAAAAAATATTATTTTGGCATTTGCGTGGTTTTGTTTGGCTTTTGCAGTCATTGCTTTTTTTACAAATGAATTACGCAGATTTAACCGGTTAGGATATAAAGATTTTATGAGATTCGGCATTATAAACGGAAAATTTAATCCACATACTTCCGTGTTAAAAGAAATGCAATTTGATATAAACGAAATACGTTTTATAAAAGCATCGCTTATAAGTGAAGACATAAAATTTATTCCGAGTAACGATGATAAAATTATAGTAAAAATTATCGGCATCGAAGAAAATAAAAAACTTCCCGAAATAAAAAAAGAAAAAGATGCTCTCATTATTAAGGCTTTTGAAACCGAAAAAAAACGATTTTTTTTCGGTTGGGATTATTCGCATAGAATCGAAATTTCCATACCGAGTGCCGAGTTATATATTGCAGAGAATGCCGAAAACGGTAGTGCTGAAAATACAATAAGTGCCTTTATAGAGAGTACTTCTTCGGATATTAGGATTTATGATATTACACTAAAGAATTTACATTTTAAAAGTGTCAGCGGTGATGTGATTTTTAGAAATTCCAAGATTGAAAATCAATTTGAATTTAATACAAAATCAGGCGACATAAGAGGTGAAGCATTCATTTACGGATTTGCCGGAACTTCCGTATCGGGAGATTTTAGATTAAGGTTTTTATCCGCACCTAAAAACGATTCTACATTTAACAGTACTTCAGGAGACTTTTCAATATATTTACCTAAAGATATAACCGGCTTTTCATGCGATTTTAATTCATCGTCGGGTGATTATAAAAATAGTTTTACCGGCTCTTCCGCCGAAAAGAAAATATACGATGTCTATAAAACGGACAGTCCGCGGCTTTTTATAAAAACCGTTTCAGGAGATTGCAGAATTAGAAGCTAA
- a CDS encoding permease prefix domain 1-containing protein encodes MNEKIKNYVGLLFEGVPQSRKAIELRNEILANLNDRFEALLAEGKSEHEAYGFAIAGLGDVDELIKTVLPNKEITEKIDKERKRKGFLTSIAVALYILSPAVLIFLSTFHYDNIGVVLLLSMAAVATSILIYANMSTPSEVQSYFKKEEKIFSHNNYGSNKNYFFTSLEKFYWTLVPLVYLAVSFYTHAWHISWLIFIAAIAVWQGVKLLIIWSNYKNEESK; translated from the coding sequence ATGAACGAAAAAATTAAAAACTATGTAGGGCTTCTTTTTGAAGGAGTCCCTCAAAGCCGCAAAGCTATTGAGCTGCGGAATGAAATTTTGGCAAACTTAAATGATAGGTTTGAAGCATTGCTCGCAGAAGGTAAATCCGAACATGAGGCTTACGGGTTTGCTATTGCAGGACTTGGAGATGTCGATGAACTTATTAAAACGGTTTTACCGAATAAAGAGATTACCGAAAAAATCGATAAAGAACGCAAACGGAAGGGCTTTCTTACCTCAATTGCCGTAGCACTGTATATTCTTTCGCCTGCCGTGCTTATTTTTCTGTCAACATTTCATTATGACAATATTGGTGTTGTGCTGCTGCTTTCTATGGCGGCTGTTGCAACCTCCATTTTAATTTACGCAAATATGAGTACTCCAAGTGAAGTTCAATCTTATTTCAAAAAAGAAGAAAAAATATTTTCGCATAATAATTATGGGTCTAATAAAAACTATTTTTTTACATCGCTTGAAAAATTTTATTGGACATTAGTTCCGCTCGTTTATTTGGCCGTAAGTTTTTACACACACGCATGGCATATTTCATGGCTTATTTTTATTGCCGCCATAGCTGTTTGGCAAGGCGTAAAATTGCTTATTATTTGGTCTAATTATAAAAATGAGGAAAGCAAATGA
- the rpmF gene encoding 50S ribosomal protein L32 — translation MAVPRANTSKARTRRRRGVNMRLQAPNLVECSGCGNLIMPHHVCPKCGFYKGKQVINPDKLD, via the coding sequence ATGGCTGTACCAAGAGCGAATACATCAAAAGCTAGAACAAGACGCCGACGCGGTGTTAATATGCGTTTACAAGCGCCAAATCTTGTTGAGTGTTCCGGATGCGGTAATTTGATTATGCCTCATCATGTATGCCCCAAATGCGGGTTTTATAAAGGCAAGCAGGTTATTAACCCCGATAAATTAGACTAA
- a CDS encoding CCA tRNA nucleotidyltransferase: protein MRYPVSKKMSEIASVFFNAGFSAYLVGGAVRDWFLGKPCKDYDIATDAEPKEVQALFRKTIPTGIAHGTVTILYKDEKIECTTFRCEADYSDGRRPQSVNYVRSIEEDLSRRDFTMNAIAVSLKDGSIVDPFDGVKSIKSKTIKTVGSPLDRFGEDGLRPIRAIRFASQLGFKIEEETLKAIPLSIEVCKKVSIERFRDEFVKMLLSEHPIISLKLLEDTGLLKVFLPELSDCRGVEQKGMHSFDVLDHSFLSCDAAPQDNPIVRLAALFHDIGKVSTREKNEYGDYTFYKHEAVSEKLTKKIMQRLKFPNKEIEEVSHLVGLHMFHYTEDWTDAAVRRFIVRAGVENIPNLFDLRRADGFGMTGQAPDLSNLAAFKKRLEKVIAEDSALSLKDLAVGGRELMEIGIPAGPKLGIILQKLFEAVLEDPSQNTKAQLLKIAAAINSNLS from the coding sequence ATGCGCTATCCTGTTTCAAAAAAAATGAGTGAGATTGCTTCCGTTTTTTTCAATGCCGGTTTTTCGGCCTACCTTGTGGGCGGAGCTGTGCGGGACTGGTTTTTAGGAAAGCCGTGCAAGGATTACGATATAGCTACCGATGCCGAACCCAAGGAAGTTCAAGCCCTTTTCCGTAAGACGATTCCCACGGGGATAGCCCACGGTACGGTTACTATTCTTTACAAGGACGAAAAAATAGAATGTACCACCTTCCGCTGCGAGGCCGATTATTCCGACGGCCGGAGGCCTCAGAGCGTTAACTATGTCCGTTCAATAGAAGAAGATTTGAGCCGCAGAGACTTCACTATGAATGCAATAGCCGTTTCTTTGAAGGACGGCTCCATTGTTGACCCTTTTGATGGTGTAAAATCAATAAAATCAAAAACCATTAAAACCGTCGGCTCTCCCCTTGACCGCTTTGGGGAAGACGGCTTGAGGCCTATCAGGGCAATCCGCTTTGCTTCACAGCTGGGCTTTAAGATAGAAGAGGAAACATTAAAAGCGATTCCTTTAAGTATTGAAGTTTGCAAAAAAGTTTCGATAGAAAGGTTTCGGGACGAATTCGTTAAAATGCTTTTAAGTGAGCATCCTATAATTTCTTTAAAGCTCTTGGAGGATACGGGGCTTTTAAAAGTCTTTTTGCCCGAGCTTTCGGATTGCCGCGGGGTTGAGCAAAAAGGAATGCACTCCTTCGATGTGCTTGACCACAGCTTTTTAAGCTGCGATGCCGCTCCGCAAGATAATCCGATTGTGCGTTTAGCCGCCCTTTTCCACGATATAGGAAAGGTAAGCACCAGAGAAAAAAATGAATACGGCGATTATACCTTTTATAAGCATGAGGCGGTTTCGGAAAAACTTACCAAAAAGATAATGCAGCGTTTAAAATTCCCGAATAAGGAAATTGAAGAGGTCTCTCATCTGGTGGGGCTTCACATGTTTCATTATACGGAGGATTGGACCGATGCTGCAGTCCGCCGCTTTATAGTCAGAGCCGGAGTAGAAAATATTCCGAATCTCTTCGATTTAAGAAGGGCCGACGGTTTCGGCATGACGGGACAGGCTCCCGATTTAAGCAATTTGGCGGCCTTTAAAAAAAGGCTTGAAAAAGTCATAGCCGAAGATTCTGCCCTGAGTTTAAAAGATCTGGCCGTCGGCGGCAGAGAGCTGATGGAAATCGGAATTCCTGCAGGCCCTAAGCTCGGCATAATCTTACAAAAGCTATTTGAAGCCGTTCTTGAAGACCCTTCACAAAATACCAAAGCCCAACTTTTAAAAATTGCGGCTGCAATAAATTCCAATTTAAGTTAA
- a CDS encoding Hsp20/alpha crystallin family protein has translation MNSLSLFSPSFTDSVFDALDRSLGPNFGVFAPIKNASCGMPSVDIRETEKAYVMEVDLPGYSEKDVEISLKDRLMTISSSKKEEKEDKGAEYIIKERSSRHFMRRFTLPEDINSDEVSAKFENGVLVVNIPRKPDTQPKQIEIKTA, from the coding sequence ATGAATAGTTTAAGTCTTTTTAGTCCGTCTTTTACGGACAGCGTATTTGATGCCCTTGATAGGAGCTTGGGTCCCAATTTTGGAGTTTTTGCTCCGATCAAGAATGCAAGCTGCGGAATGCCGAGTGTCGATATCCGCGAAACCGAAAAAGCCTATGTTATGGAAGTAGATCTTCCGGGTTACAGCGAAAAAGATGTTGAAATCAGCTTAAAAGATAGGCTTATGACAATCTCATCTTCCAAAAAAGAAGAAAAGGAAGATAAGGGAGCAGAGTACATCATAAAGGAGCGAAGTTCAAGGCATTTTATGAGGCGTTTTACCTTGCCTGAGGATATAAACTCCGATGAAGTTTCTGCAAAATTTGAAAACGGTGTTTTGGTTGTAAATATTCCGAGAAAACCTGATACCCAGCCAAAACAAATAGAAATCAAAACTGCATAA
- a CDS encoding PD-(D/E)XK nuclease family transposase has translation MSNEQTILNPKTDWVFKLMFSKGEEGNKALISFLNAFLEDSYGKINKAEIINTELIRDRPSGETYRLDFLIRTDNGLIVDLEMQQFWKTNYHRRSQMYLMRLVSRFLKTEPKEDDFLYAISLSVFGCDVPKSAELVKMSESSIIQYLYVELNELIVYTMKKRLEEYSLKDFWIRFLANYEEDKKSGMLEELCRLEEGIKMAEATLFRVTDEERRMAIELSDEKYRMYVEDERSEARREGLAEGRSAGLAEGSYQAKVEVAVSFKRLGVDIDKIAEGTGLSREKIEAL, from the coding sequence ATGTCAAATGAACAAACTATTTTAAACCCCAAAACCGATTGGGTTTTTAAGCTGATGTTTTCCAAAGGAGAAGAAGGCAACAAAGCCCTTATAAGCTTTTTAAACGCTTTTTTGGAAGATTCTTACGGTAAAATCAATAAGGCAGAAATCATAAACACCGAGCTTATTCGCGATAGGCCTTCGGGAGAAACGTACCGCCTCGATTTTCTGATTAGAACCGACAACGGCCTTATCGTAGACCTTGAGATGCAGCAGTTTTGGAAAACAAATTATCATCGCAGAAGTCAAATGTACCTCATGCGCCTCGTTTCCCGCTTTTTAAAGACGGAGCCCAAAGAAGACGACTTTTTGTACGCCATAAGTCTTTCCGTTTTCGGTTGCGATGTTCCTAAAAGCGCAGAGCTTGTAAAGATGTCTGAGAGCTCAATAATTCAATATCTTTATGTTGAATTAAACGAGCTAATAGTTTATACTATGAAAAAGAGATTGGAAGAGTATAGCTTAAAAGACTTTTGGATAAGATTTTTAGCCAACTATGAAGAAGACAAAAAAAGCGGAATGTTGGAAGAATTGTGTAGACTAGAGGAGGGTATAAAAATGGCAGAAGCAACACTCTTTAGGGTAACGGATGAAGAGAGGCGAATGGCAATAGAACTCTCTGACGAAAAATACCGGATGTATGTGGAAGATGAACGCAGTGAAGCTAGAAGAGAGGGCTTGGCCGAAGGCCGGTCTGCCGGTTTAGCCGAAGGCTCATATCAAGCAAAAGTGGAAGTGGCTGTCTCTTTTAAAAGACTTGGTGTTGATATTGATAAAATAGCTGAAGGTACAGGCTTGAGCCGAGAAAAAATAGAAGCGCTGTAG
- the rnc gene encoding ribonuclease III → MFPIKSGLEPKRKQELLEFQKQAGLKFKDLRLLDLAFHHRSFSNEHNNFHANNERLEFLGDSVLGLVAASYLYKSFEDRPEGELAKIKASAVSEDALSKTASKLNISNYLVLGRGEEMSGGREKKAILADALEAVIGAYYIDSGFKAAQKFVLRLLESTIHSVLEKKFISDYKSLLQELVQKKFKTVPKYELKKASGPDHDRTFWFSVSINGKVYGPLSGKTKKEAEQSVAKVAYENLCSESTVSK, encoded by the coding sequence TTGTTTCCGATAAAAAGCGGTCTTGAGCCCAAGAGGAAGCAGGAGCTCCTTGAGTTCCAAAAGCAAGCGGGATTGAAGTTTAAAGATTTACGCTTGCTTGATCTTGCTTTCCATCACAGGTCTTTTTCCAACGAACATAATAATTTCCACGCAAATAATGAACGCCTCGAGTTTTTAGGGGACTCCGTACTCGGACTTGTCGCGGCTTCCTATCTTTATAAGTCTTTTGAAGACAGGCCGGAGGGGGAGCTTGCAAAGATAAAGGCTTCCGCTGTTTCCGAAGATGCTCTTTCAAAGACTGCTTCTAAACTGAATATAAGTAATTACTTGGTTTTAGGAAGGGGTGAAGAAATGTCCGGCGGAAGAGAAAAAAAGGCCATCCTTGCCGATGCCCTTGAAGCCGTTATCGGTGCCTACTATATTGATTCGGGTTTTAAAGCGGCTCAAAAATTTGTTCTAAGACTTTTGGAATCTACCATCCATTCAGTCCTGGAAAAGAAGTTTATAAGCGACTATAAATCCCTCCTTCAGGAATTGGTACAAAAGAAATTTAAAACGGTTCCCAAGTATGAGCTTAAAAAGGCTAGCGGACCCGACCATGACCGTACTTTTTGGTTCTCGGTTTCAATAAACGGTAAGGTTTATGGACCTCTTTCGGGTAAAACAAAAAAAGAAGCTGAACAGTCTGTAGCAAAAGTGGCCTATGAAAACCTGTGTTCAGAGTCTACTGTGTCAAAATAA
- a CDS encoding magnesium transporter CorA family protein, with translation MFVKLDAELTPIDPRTEKITGPVAGYIKFKELIELQGLLGLDPLFIEQCSDFSQQNTLGVWEDYSFGVINIVEMENIFKDRDTIGLYISKNLFLAIEIIDKDYSAQKAFEAALQQTIVRERNIPRILNRFFKELIKSHTGVYHRFRKKISELEMRVWEKIEEDSNFESELSNINNELLTLFSYYDQLEDFCQELAENENEIFTEEELTIINLLSKRVERYGANIRILREYSNQLRESYQAQLDLHLNKIMKIFTVVTTIFLPLTLVVGWYGMNFTHMPELSWKYGYITVIILSIAIVVLGLCWFKKKKLI, from the coding sequence ATGTTTGTAAAATTAGATGCAGAATTGACGCCGATTGATCCTCGGACCGAAAAAATAACGGGACCTGTTGCGGGCTATATAAAATTTAAAGAACTCATCGAGCTTCAAGGGCTTTTAGGCCTTGATCCTCTTTTTATCGAGCAATGCAGCGATTTTTCCCAACAAAATACCCTGGGTGTTTGGGAAGACTACAGTTTCGGCGTTATAAATATAGTCGAAATGGAAAACATTTTTAAAGACCGCGATACGATAGGGCTTTATATATCAAAAAATCTTTTTTTGGCCATAGAAATTATCGACAAGGATTACTCCGCTCAAAAAGCTTTTGAAGCTGCCTTACAGCAAACTATAGTTCGTGAAAGAAACATTCCGCGTATTCTTAACCGTTTTTTTAAAGAGCTTATCAAGTCCCATACCGGCGTCTATCACCGTTTTAGGAAAAAAATATCGGAACTGGAAATGCGGGTTTGGGAAAAAATAGAAGAAGACAGTAACTTTGAATCGGAGCTTTCGAATATCAATAATGAGCTTTTAACCCTCTTTAGCTATTATGATCAGTTGGAAGATTTTTGCCAGGAGCTGGCCGAAAACGAAAACGAAATTTTTACCGAAGAAGAATTGACAATCATAAACCTGCTTTCCAAAAGGGTAGAGCGTTATGGAGCAAATATCCGTATTTTAAGGGAGTATTCAAATCAGTTACGGGAATCCTATCAAGCTCAGCTGGATCTACACCTCAATAAGATTATGAAAATCTTTACGGTTGTAACTACAATCTTTCTTCCTCTGACTCTTGTAGTAGGCTGGTACGGTATGAACTTTACCCACATGCCCGAGCTTTCATGGAAGTACGGCTATATTACGGTTATAATACTGAGTATTGCCATCGTTGTTTTAGGACTTTGCTGGTTTAAAAAGAAAAAACTGATATAA
- the acpP gene encoding acyl carrier protein, translating to MDDLFKKIQQLIAAKLEIDEDKVTLDSSFRQDLGADSLDTYELVYALEEDMGIKIPDEKANEFETVRDAYEFIKSQQK from the coding sequence ATGGATGATTTATTCAAAAAGATTCAGCAATTAATTGCAGCAAAGTTGGAAATCGACGAAGACAAGGTTACATTGGATTCTTCATTCCGACAAGATTTAGGTGCCGATAGTCTTGACACCTATGAACTTGTTTATGCTCTCGAAGAGGATATGGGTATTAAGATCCCGGACGAAAAGGCTAATGAGTTTGAAACTGTCCGCGACGCCTATGAATTTATCAAATCTCAGCAAAAATAA
- a CDS encoding FAD synthetase family protein, with the protein MDDFKIISWEGLVEAAQSVLTGSDFFPEGKETAISVGGFDGPHKGHDKLLRQVLTYAAENTLVPGLVTFFRSPAAVKNKAYSGDVSSLRLRLKKFQELGFHFIVLIDFSASFAKIEGTAFFDILIKTIRMKYLAVGSDFFCGYRRGLGVDDLKKIAPQKGFCFDSIDPVNRGSLKISSSAIREAVRLGDFSLAKELLGYPFLFDFVSLPWEVKDKNSIFAPKAYISQILPQSGKYRVLVQKTDRQEQEAHCLINDDGLLLCFPEKDSKAFDLKDLNNFDTIEFICKE; encoded by the coding sequence ATGGATGATTTTAAGATAATTTCGTGGGAGGGGCTTGTTGAAGCAGCTCAGTCTGTTTTAACGGGTTCGGATTTTTTCCCCGAAGGAAAAGAAACAGCGATTAGTGTGGGCGGTTTTGACGGCCCCCATAAAGGCCATGATAAGCTTTTACGGCAGGTATTGACCTATGCAGCCGAAAATACCCTTGTTCCGGGGCTTGTTACTTTTTTCCGCTCGCCGGCAGCAGTAAAAAATAAGGCTTATTCGGGCGATGTTTCATCGCTCAGGCTAAGATTAAAAAAGTTTCAGGAATTAGGTTTTCATTTCATTGTACTTATTGACTTTTCCGCAAGTTTTGCTAAAATAGAAGGAACTGCGTTCTTTGATATTCTTATAAAGACTATCCGTATGAAGTATTTGGCTGTAGGCAGCGATTTTTTCTGCGGATATCGCCGAGGATTGGGGGTCGACGATTTAAAAAAAATCGCCCCTCAGAAAGGCTTTTGCTTTGATTCCATAGATCCCGTAAATCGAGGCTCCCTTAAGATTAGCTCCAGTGCTATCAGGGAGGCTGTACGTTTAGGGGATTTTTCCCTTGCAAAAGAGCTTTTGGGTTATCCTTTTTTATTTGATTTCGTAAGTTTGCCGTGGGAGGTAAAGGACAAAAACAGCATTTTTGCTCCCAAGGCATATATATCGCAGATTCTTCCGCAGAGCGGGAAGTATAGGGTCTTGGTTCAAAAAACAGACAGGCAAGAACAAGAAGCTCATTGCCTTATAAATGACGACGGGCTGCTCTTGTGTTTTCCTGAAAAGGATTCAAAAGCTTTTGATCTAAAAGACCTTAATAATTTTGACACTATAGAATTTATTTGTAAGGAGTAA
- a CDS encoding NAD-dependent epimerase/dehydratase family protein has translation MKKTILITGASGSMGSEVLKQIAETGKHDITIILREKKANIRLAKSLKKRYPDILKIIFGDLSIFADCERAVENADYIIHCAAIIPPVIDHNPDAGYKSNFLGTLNLINAVKKTPQKDRIKFIHIGTVAQYGNRTFKHPWIRTGDPLIGSAFDFYGATKIMAEREVIESGLKYWVSLRQSGVLYDDIMLKNMDDGLMFHTGWNTPIEWATARTSGLMLKNLIEKDTGGTLPEDFWKRVYNIGNGKEARVTGYETLDRGFKLMGRSAKEIFKPHWNAARNFHCGWFYDSRILNDYLDFQYEGFEDFFKKLDKKFWYFKLGKPFPRLIRKFAIEPLLKTSNAPLYWVKHNFEGRIRAFFGSKEDFEKIPQNWKEYKLLSENKNPKTGEMLNYSELKDEKKAASLLLNHGYDESKKESELDISDVREAARFRGGECLSTEMKKGDLYTPLEWSCAYGHKFKASPFLVLKTGHWCPECACPPWNFDEQAKKVPFYAQIWYDDHSPDENNFYDKDCFRDILASNSAIS, from the coding sequence ATGAAAAAGACTATTTTAATTACCGGCGCTTCAGGCTCCATGGGCTCTGAAGTTTTAAAACAAATTGCCGAAACCGGAAAACACGATATTACCATAATCTTGCGAGAAAAAAAAGCCAATATACGCTTAGCTAAATCTTTAAAAAAAAGATATCCTGATATTTTAAAAATTATTTTCGGGGACTTATCAATCTTTGCCGACTGCGAAAGAGCCGTCGAAAATGCCGATTATATAATCCATTGTGCTGCGATAATTCCTCCCGTAATAGACCACAATCCCGATGCAGGCTATAAATCAAACTTTTTAGGCACCTTAAATTTGATAAATGCCGTAAAAAAAACGCCCCAAAAAGACAGAATAAAATTCATTCATATAGGAACTGTCGCTCAATACGGGAATAGAACTTTCAAACACCCATGGATAAGAACCGGGGACCCTTTAATAGGTTCAGCCTTTGACTTTTACGGGGCCACTAAGATTATGGCCGAGCGGGAAGTAATAGAATCGGGCCTAAAATATTGGGTTTCCTTGAGGCAGTCGGGAGTTTTATACGATGATATTATGCTTAAAAACATGGATGACGGCCTTATGTTCCACACAGGCTGGAATACTCCAATCGAATGGGCAACAGCCCGCACCTCAGGCCTCATGCTTAAAAACCTCATCGAAAAAGATACAGGTGGCACCTTGCCCGAAGATTTTTGGAAGAGGGTCTACAATATAGGAAACGGAAAAGAGGCTCGGGTTACCGGTTATGAAACCCTCGACCGAGGCTTTAAACTTATGGGCAGATCGGCAAAGGAGATTTTTAAACCCCATTGGAATGCGGCCCGCAATTTTCACTGCGGCTGGTTCTATGATTCCCGTATTTTAAATGATTATCTTGACTTTCAATATGAAGGTTTTGAGGACTTCTTTAAAAAACTCGATAAAAAGTTTTGGTATTTTAAGCTGGGAAAACCATTTCCGCGTCTTATTAGAAAATTTGCCATAGAACCTCTTTTAAAAACAAGCAATGCCCCTCTTTATTGGGTTAAGCACAATTTTGAAGGCAGAATAAGGGCTTTTTTCGGCTCGAAAGAAGACTTTGAAAAAATCCCTCAAAACTGGAAAGAATATAAGCTTTTATCGGAAAACAAAAATCCGAAAACGGGAGAAATGCTGAACTATTCCGAGTTAAAAGACGAAAAAAAAGCCGCTTCCCTTTTGCTGAATCACGGCTATGACGAATCCAAAAAAGAAAGCGAACTCGATATAAGCGATGTACGGGAAGCTGCCCGTTTTAGGGGCGGCGAATGCTTAAGCACCGAAATGAAAAAGGGAGACCTTTACACTCCGCTTGAGTGGAGCTGCGCTTACGGCCACAAATTTAAAGCGAGTCCTTTCCTTGTTCTAAAAACAGGGCACTGGTGCCCCGAATGCGCATGTCCTCCATGGAATTTTGATGAACAGGCAAAGAAGGTTCCTTTTTATGCACAAATTTGGTATGACGATCACAGCCCCGATGAAAACAATTTTTATGATAAGGACTGTTTTAGGGATATTTTAGCTTCTAATTCTGCAATCTCCTGA
- the glmL gene encoding methylaspartate mutase accessory protein GlmL, which translates to MNCYLFVDFGSTNTKITLVDIEKEDIIGTAKAYTTVETDVMIGYNNALELLHKKTGTDYTVVKSLACSSAAGGLKIIAIGLVPELTSEAAKRAALGAGAKVIHTYSHNLNKSEAEAIVNSNADIILLAGGTNGGDSRCIIHNAKMLADYGVRVPVVVAGNKSAEDEIIEIFKDRVDFHLAENVMPKINKLNVESARETIRSIFMNNIVHAKGMTHVESNIDNILMPTPAAVLKAAQTLSEGTENEAGLGDLIVLDIGGATTDVHSAAEGDPTQGSVFLYGLPEAFLKRTVEGDLGMRYSLPTVADVQGPHGLRHYLSKEYKYNIEEEVKKRNEHTDFISENAKDLAFDCAVAKVCADVSMGRHVGVLTPVYTGCGASFQQEGKDLTQLRYIIGTGGILVYNPNYKEIMEACKFREDDPFSLKPKNPQFLLDKEYILSAMGLLATEDPDMAIRIMKKHLV; encoded by the coding sequence ATGAACTGTTATTTATTTGTTGACTTTGGAAGCACGAACACAAAGATAACCCTTGTGGATATCGAAAAAGAAGACATAATCGGTACGGCAAAGGCCTATACGACTGTTGAAACCGATGTTATGATAGGCTATAATAATGCCCTTGAGCTTCTGCACAAAAAAACCGGAACGGATTATACGGTGGTAAAAAGCCTTGCCTGCTCCTCCGCAGCAGGGGGCTTAAAGATAATTGCCATCGGCCTTGTGCCTGAACTTACAAGCGAGGCAGCAAAACGGGCTGCCCTCGGTGCCGGAGCCAAGGTAATTCACACTTACAGCCACAATCTCAACAAGAGTGAAGCTGAGGCTATCGTAAACTCAAATGCGGATATAATCCTCTTGGCCGGAGGCACAAACGGCGGCGATTCGCGCTGTATAATCCACAATGCAAAGATGCTTGCAGATTACGGAGTACGGGTTCCTGTCGTTGTTGCAGGAAACAAGAGCGCCGAAGACGAAATAATCGAAATCTTTAAAGACAGGGTAGACTTTCACTTGGCCGAAAACGTAATGCCCAAAATAAACAAGCTCAATGTTGAAAGTGCCCGCGAAACAATCCGCAGCATCTTTATGAATAATATTGTGCATGCAAAGGGCATGACCCATGTCGAAAGCAATATAGATAATATCCTGATGCCGACCCCTGCTGCTGTCCTAAAGGCAGCTCAAACTTTATCCGAAGGTACTGAAAATGAAGCCGGTTTAGGAGATCTCATTGTCTTGGATATAGGCGGGGCTACAACCGACGTTCATTCTGCTGCTGAAGGAGATCCGACCCAAGGCTCTGTCTTTTTGTACGGTCTCCCTGAAGCCTTTTTAAAACGCACTGTAGAAGGCGACCTTGGTATGCGCTATTCCCTTCCAACAGTTGCTGATGTTCAAGGTCCTCATGGGCTTCGTCATTATCTTTCAAAAGAGTATAAGTACAATATTGAAGAAGAAGTTAAAAAAAGAAATGAGCACACCGATTTTATTTCTGAAAACGCAAAAGACCTTGCCTTTGATTGTGCCGTTGCCAAGGTTTGTGCCGATGTTTCTATGGGCAGGCATGTAGGAGTTTTGACTCCTGTTTATACGGGCTGCGGTGCCAGCTTTCAGCAAGAGGGAAAGGATTTAACTCAGCTGCGTTATATAATAGGGACGGGCGGAATTTTGGTTTATAATCCCAATTATAAGGAAATTATGGAGGCCTGCAAATTCCGTGAGGATGATCCTTTTAGCTTAAAACCTAAAAATCCACAGTTCCTTCTTGATAAGGAGTATATACTATCGGCTATGGGTCTTTTGGCTACCGAAGATCCCGATATGGCTATAAGGATAATGAAAAAACATCTGGTATAA
- a CDS encoding PadR family transcriptional regulator, translated as MLNKQEILRGLTDTLILGRLYSKDSYGYEINKQIHQKSSSLFQLTEATLYTAFRRLEAAGLLTSYWGDGDTGARRRYYSITKTGKKLYRENVNDWEEFSAAISGLLEL; from the coding sequence ATGTTAAACAAGCAGGAGATATTACGCGGACTTACCGATACGCTTATTTTAGGCCGGCTGTATTCTAAGGACAGTTACGGTTATGAAATAAATAAACAAATTCATCAAAAGAGTTCATCCTTATTTCAACTTACCGAAGCAACATTGTACACTGCCTTTAGACGGTTGGAAGCGGCAGGACTTTTAACTTCCTATTGGGGTGATGGCGATACGGGTGCCCGAAGGCGGTATTATTCAATCACAAAAACGGGGAAAAAGTTGTACCGTGAAAATGTAAACGATTGGGAAGAATTTTCCGCTGCTATTTCCGGTTTGCTTGAATTATAG